The genomic interval TTCCGTGCTGTGGCGGGCAGGTCAGCGGGTGCGCGGCCACGAGTTCCACCGGACCCGGCTGACGGCCGCCGGTACCGCCGCCCCGGCTTGGGCCTGGCACGGCAGCCAGGGTGAACGAGTCCGCGAGGGCGCGCTCGTCCAGCACGTCCACGCCTCCTACCTGCACACCCACCCGGCCGGAAACCCGGAAGCCAGTACCCGTTTCGTGACCGCCGCCGCCGACTACGCCCGGAATCATGTCGCCACGTGAACGAAGGCAGCACAGCCTGCGCAAGACAGTGCCGGTCGCCGATCTGGTGGTCGGCATCGGCCTACGTCCGGGCGCCTCGGCCGCGGGAATTCGCCGTGCGGTCCGGGAAGTGCTGGGCAACAACGTAATCCACTGTCTGGCCACGATCGACCGGCGCGCCGCCGAACCCGGTCTGCTGACGGTGGCAGCGGAACTGGGTGTGCCGGTGCGCGGCTACT from Nocardia goodfellowii carries:
- a CDS encoding cobalamin biosynthesis protein, with product MSPRERRQHSLRKTVPVADLVVGIGLRPGASAAGIRRAVREVLGNNVIHCLATIDRRAAEPGLLTVAAELGVPVRGYSAAELDLIAVPNPAGRTRDAVGTASVAEAAALLAGVGPLLIDKQNVGGIVIAAARFQPGSV